One stretch of Candidatus Omnitrophota bacterium DNA includes these proteins:
- the argJ gene encoding bifunctional glutamate N-acetyltransferase/amino-acid acetyltransferase ArgJ, which produces MIIVKGGVATAKGFLANGLAAGIKKSGRPDLVLLYSEGPCAAAAAFTTNSFQASPVKISRAHMANATHRAIIANSGNANCANGKSGDRDAAIVVERLAAALGVGKRTVLTASTGIIGHDLPVKKIEKKIPELVLGLAADGGTRFAKAILTTDTVKKEMAVKVRLGKTVVTIGGACKGVGMIHPEMTVSKHATHLSFITTDAAISKKMLEAALQEAIEDSFNMISVDGDMSTNDTCFVLANGYAGNGKIASKNKDYRLFTDALKFLAKEMARMLARDGEGATKLVEIEVAGAKNKADAVKVARKVSTSNLLKCCIYGEDPNWGRVVASCGASGVAFDSGKVDVYFGDKKAVSNGGRIGSYDKEEVRKLFKKDEIRIKIDLKSGKHKATAWTCDFSEKYVKINAEYST; this is translated from the coding sequence GTGATTATAGTAAAAGGCGGGGTTGCGACGGCAAAAGGTTTTTTGGCGAACGGGTTGGCGGCGGGCATAAAGAAGTCGGGCCGGCCGGATCTCGTGCTTTTATATTCCGAAGGGCCTTGCGCGGCAGCGGCCGCTTTTACGACGAACTCCTTCCAGGCTTCTCCGGTAAAGATCAGCAGAGCCCATATGGCCAATGCGACGCACCGGGCGATCATCGCTAATAGCGGTAACGCCAATTGCGCGAACGGCAAGTCCGGTGACAGGGACGCCGCGATAGTGGTGGAACGCCTTGCGGCCGCTCTCGGGGTAGGCAAGCGGACGGTCCTTACGGCGTCGACCGGAATAATAGGGCATGATCTGCCTGTGAAGAAGATAGAAAAGAAGATACCTGAGCTTGTCCTGGGCCTGGCTGCGGACGGAGGGACGCGCTTCGCAAAGGCCATACTTACTACGGATACGGTAAAGAAGGAGATGGCCGTCAAGGTTCGCCTGGGAAAGACCGTCGTAACGATAGGAGGGGCATGCAAAGGCGTCGGTATGATCCATCCCGAGATGACGGTATCAAAGCACGCAACGCATCTTTCGTTCATTACGACGGATGCCGCTATAAGCAAGAAGATGCTTGAAGCGGCGCTTCAGGAGGCGATCGAGGATTCGTTCAATATGATATCCGTCGACGGCGACATGAGCACTAATGACACATGCTTCGTATTGGCGAACGGATACGCCGGCAACGGGAAAATAGCGTCGAAGAACAAAGACTATCGGTTATTTACAGACGCCCTGAAGTTCCTTGCGAAAGAGATGGCCAGGATGCTTGCAAGGGACGGCGAAGGCGCCACCAAGCTTGTGGAGATAGAGGTTGCGGGGGCAAAAAATAAGGCAGATGCGGTAAAGGTCGCCCGGAAAGTGTCTACTTCTAACCTGCTGAAGTGCTGCATATACGGCGAAGACCCTAATTGGGGCAGGGTCGTCGCGTCCTGCGGGGCGAGCGGAGTGGCGTTTGATTCCGGCAAAGTGGATGTATATTTCGGCGATAAGAAGGCGGTGTCGAACGGCGGCCGCATAGGAAGTTACGACAAAGAAGAGGTCAGAAAGCTTTTCAAAAAGGACGAGATCCGTATTAAAATCGATCTCAAGTCAGGTAAACATAAGGCGACGGCCTGGACGTGTGATTTTTCGGAAAAGTACGTCAAGATAAACGCGGAGTATAGCACATAA